The Pseudomonas pergaminensis nucleotide sequence GCTGGCGCATGCCGCCGGAGAGTTCATGGGGGTACTGGCGTGCGCGCAGCAGAGGCTTGTCGATGCCCACCTGTTGCAGCAGTTCGACAATGTCGGCATCCACGGCGGGGTAGCGTTTGCCCTTGGCCAGGATCGGCGCCTCGGCAATCTGCTGGCCGACACGCAGGGTCGGGTTGAGGCTGACCATCGGGTCCTGGGGCACCAGGCCCACTGTGCGCCCGCGCAGGCTGCGTTTCTGGCGCTCGTTGGCGTGGGTGAGGTCGTTGCCGTCCACCCAGAGTTGGCCGGTGCTGATCTGCGCATTGTCTGGCAGCAGGCCGAGGATGGCATTGGCGAGGGTCGACTTGCCCGAGCCGGACTCGCCGACAATCGCCACCGTCTCGCCGTGGGCGATAGCGAACGACAGCGTGCGCACCGCTTGATTGACGTGCCCGCCGGAGCGGTAGCTGACACTGAGTTGGCGAACATCCACTAAAGCGTTCATCGCTGGATCTCCTCGAAGGTGCGGGCGATATGGTTGAGGCTGAACACCACGGCCACCAGAAACAGGCCGGGCAGCAGCGACACCCACGGTGCAGTGATCAGAAAGTGCCGTCCGTTGGCGATCAAGGTGCCCCATTCGGCTGCCGGTGGCGCGGCGCCAAACCCCAGGAAACTCAGACCCGCAGTCGCCAGGATGGCCGCGCCAAAGTCCAGGGTCGCGAGTACCGCCACTGGCCCCCAGGCGTTGGGCAGGATGTGCCGCAGCAAGGTGCGGCCCCAGCTTGCACCGCCCAGGCGCGCGGCCTCGACGTAGGGCAATGTCTTGACCCGCAGCACTTCGGCGCGGGTGGTGCGCGCAAACCCTGGAATGATGCCGATGCCCACGGCGATAGCCACCGGCACGGTGCCGAAGCCGATCGCCGTCACGATGGCCAGGGCCAGCAGTAGGCCGGGCAGGGCGAGCAACACATCGACAAAACGCATGATCACCGCATCAATGCGCCCACCGGCGAAGCCCGACAGGATGCCCAGGCCCAGGCCGCCGAGCAGGGCGATGCCCACGGCGAGAAACGCCGCCAGCACCGAAAGGCTGGAGCCGAACACCACGCGGGTGTACAGGTCGCGCCCCAGCTCATCGGTGCCGAACCAATGGCTCAGGTTGGGCGCGCGGAGCTTGTCGATGGGGGACGTGGCGTAGGGGTCGAAGCCGCTCAACAGGTGCGGGGCTACGGCGGCCACCAGCGCGAATACCACCACCAGCAGCGCCAGGCTGAAACCGGGCCTGCGCAGCAGCGGCAACACCACCGCCGTGGCGCGTTGCAGGCGGCTGCGGCGGCGCCACAGCGCCGGGCTGGCCGGGAGGGCGCTGCGGCCCAGGTTCTGCTCAAGGATCGTCATGGTCTAGGACACCTTTGGCGTGTGAGAAATACGCGGGTCGAGCCACGGATAGAGCAGGTCGACCAGCAGGTTCACCAGTACAAATGCCGCTGCCGACACCGCGACGATTGCCAGCACCACCGGTATGTCCTGGCGCAATACCGCTTCCTGGGCCAGGCGGCCAATGCCGGAGCGGGCAAAGATGGTCTCCACCAACACCGCGCCCGACACCGTATTGCCCACCTGCAAGCCGATCAGGGTGAGGATCGGCAGTGCGGCATTCTTGAACGCATGCCGTGCCTGCACCTGGCCACGGCTCAGGCCCTTGGCGTAGGCCGTGGCGATGTAGGACTCTCTCCACACCCCCTGGAAACTGCGTTGCAGCACTTGGGCGTACACCGCCGCACTGGGAATTGCCAGGGTGATGGCCGGCAGCACCAGGCTTTCGAAACCCCGGCTGCCAGTGGCGGGAAACCAGCCCAGGCCAAACGCAAACACCTGGATCAGCAACAATCCCATCCAGAACACCGGCACCGAAAACCCCAGCGACGGCAGGCGCGCCAAGGCCTGCTTCAACGGCTGCCAGCGGATATAGGCCGTCAGGTAGGCCAGGCCGATCCCGCCCAGCAGCGACAGCACGATGGCCAGGCCGGCCAGGGACAAGGTCTGCGGCAGGCGTTCGGCGAGCAGCTCGGCGACCGGGCGATTGAGCGAGAGTGACTGGCCGAAGTCACCGCGCAGTGCGCCGAGCAGCAGGTCGAAATACTGTTCGAACAGGCCCTTGTCCAGCCCGTAGAAAGCCCGGGCCTTGGCCAGGTCTTCCACCGACAGCGAGTCGGCTTCCATGCCCGACGCACTGAGCATGATCGACAAGGTGTCACCCGGCAGCAGATAGAGGATGAAATACGTGATGCTGTACGCCCCCCACAGCACCAACAGGGCTTGGCCAACGCGACCGATCAAGTAACGGCTCATGGCGTGCCGATCTCGATATCACCCAGCAGCGCGAAGCCCTCGGCGGTCCAGCGGAAGTTCTTCACCTTGGGCGACGTCGCCGCCTGCCACACGCGCTCGTACACCGGGAAGGCAGAGCTTTCATCGATCAGCAGGTCCTGCAAGTCACCATAGGCCGCTGCGCGTTGTTGGCCTTGGGTCGCGGTGATACCGGCATCGAACAAGCCCTTGGCTTTTTCCAGCACCGCCGGTTCGTAGGTGTTGGTGGCCACCGTTGAGCTGTTGGCGCTGCGCGGATCGAGGATGGTCTGCAGGATGATCGGGTCGGCGCGGGTCATGTAGTTGATGGTCAGGTCGTAATTGCCGGCAGAGTTGTTGGCGACCCATTCGGCGCGAGTGACCACGCTGAGTTTCAATTCGATACCGACCTTGCGCAGTTGGTCCTGGATCAAGACGTCGCCAGCGGTCTCGGCGGGGCTGATGTTGTAGCTGAGGGTCAGGCGCTTGCCGTTTTTTTGCCGGTAACCGTCCGTGCCCTTGGCCCAGCCGGCTTGGTCCAGCAAGTGTTCAGCGCCCGCAGGGTCATAGGCGAGCTTGTTGCCCTGGCTTTTGAAGTAAGGCGTGGTCACATCGAAGATACCGTCCACCACCGGAAACTCGC carries:
- a CDS encoding ABC transporter permease; this translates as MSRYLIGRVGQALLVLWGAYSITYFILYLLPGDTLSIMLSASGMEADSLSVEDLAKARAFYGLDKGLFEQYFDLLLGALRGDFGQSLSLNRPVAELLAERLPQTLSLAGLAIVLSLLGGIGLAYLTAYIRWQPLKQALARLPSLGFSVPVFWMGLLLIQVFAFGLGWFPATGSRGFESLVLPAITLAIPSAAVYAQVLQRSFQGVWRESYIATAYAKGLSRGQVQARHAFKNAALPILTLIGLQVGNTVSGAVLVETIFARSGIGRLAQEAVLRQDIPVVLAIVAVSAAAFVLVNLLVDLLYPWLDPRISHTPKVS
- a CDS encoding ABC transporter permease is translated as MTILEQNLGRSALPASPALWRRRSRLQRATAVVLPLLRRPGFSLALLVVVFALVAAVAPHLLSGFDPYATSPIDKLRAPNLSHWFGTDELGRDLYTRVVFGSSLSVLAAFLAVGIALLGGLGLGILSGFAGGRIDAVIMRFVDVLLALPGLLLALAIVTAIGFGTVPVAIAVGIGIIPGFARTTRAEVLRVKTLPYVEAARLGGASWGRTLLRHILPNAWGPVAVLATLDFGAAILATAGLSFLGFGAAPPAAEWGTLIANGRHFLITAPWVSLLPGLFLVAVVFSLNHIARTFEEIQR